From a region of the Aeoliella mucimassa genome:
- a CDS encoding NUDIX hydrolase, producing the protein MDQPLPPPECLHRGKHLTLVARGHWEYAVRTVASGAVGILAITSDEQVVLVEQYRIPVGRPVIEIPAGLVGDTAEFAGEPLIEAAKRELLEETGYVSDSWSELGSGYSSPGLSDESIMFFLAADCRKESDGGGDDFEDIRVHTVPLAEVDQWLDSQQAAGIGCDFKLFASLRMAEKHRQQ; encoded by the coding sequence ATGGATCAACCATTGCCACCCCCCGAATGCCTGCACCGCGGCAAACACTTGACCCTTGTTGCTCGCGGGCACTGGGAATACGCGGTTCGTACCGTGGCCTCGGGCGCGGTTGGCATCTTGGCGATTACCAGCGACGAGCAGGTGGTGCTGGTGGAGCAGTACCGCATTCCGGTCGGGCGACCTGTGATCGAGATCCCCGCCGGCCTGGTGGGCGACACGGCGGAGTTTGCCGGCGAGCCGCTGATCGAGGCGGCCAAACGCGAACTGCTGGAAGAAACCGGCTACGTCTCGGACAGTTGGTCGGAGCTCGGCAGCGGATACTCGTCGCCAGGTCTGTCCGACGAGTCGATCATGTTCTTCCTGGCCGCCGACTGTCGCAAGGAATCCGACGGCGGTGGTGACGACTTTGAAGACATCCGCGTGCACACCGTGCCGCTGGCCGAGGTCGATCAATGGCTCGACTCGCAGCAAGCGGCCGGCATCGGATGCGACTTCAAACTGTTCGCTAGTTTGCGAATGGCCGAGAAGCACCGCCAACAGTAG
- the egtB gene encoding ergothioneine biosynthesis protein EgtB has translation MDRTRCAIFSTTLKASPVSPAASLLERYQQVRQTTDRLCSPLAPEDCVIQSMPDASPIRWHLAHTTWFFETFVLKPAIAGYEPFDPAFEYLFNSYYNQVGEQFPRSQRGLLSRPLMSDVHRYRQAIDQQMVELLAGLDSSSTELLSIVELGLQHEQQHQELMLTDVKHLFSCNPLWPVYESREPLSPRPAAAIDWLPGSEGVREIGYAGDGFHYDNEGPRHEALLQSHEIASRPVTNAEYLEFIDAGGYQRPELWLSLGWSVVQADRWNAPLYWQQVNGEWHQFTLAGLVPVDRNEPVCHVSYFEADAYARWAGCRLPSEAEWERMTIDQQVPITGNFVESGRYHPAPAPSIGEGSLQQAYGDVWEWTSSPYTPYPGYAPPPGAIGEYNGKFMCNQYVLRGGSCATSQSHIRPTYRNFFPPEARWQFTGIRLAR, from the coding sequence ATGGATCGCACGAGGTGTGCTATTTTTTCTACAACCCTCAAAGCTTCGCCTGTTTCTCCTGCCGCATCTCTGTTGGAGCGTTATCAGCAGGTGCGACAAACCACCGATCGGTTGTGCTCGCCACTTGCTCCGGAAGATTGCGTGATCCAGTCGATGCCCGATGCGAGTCCCATTCGCTGGCATCTGGCTCACACGACTTGGTTTTTTGAGACCTTCGTGCTGAAGCCTGCGATTGCCGGTTACGAGCCGTTCGATCCTGCGTTCGAGTACTTGTTTAACTCTTACTACAATCAGGTCGGCGAGCAGTTTCCTCGCTCTCAGCGAGGACTGTTGTCGCGGCCGCTGATGAGCGACGTGCATCGCTATCGCCAGGCAATCGACCAACAAATGGTGGAACTGCTTGCAGGACTCGATAGCAGTTCGACCGAGTTGTTGTCGATCGTCGAGTTGGGTTTGCAGCATGAGCAACAGCACCAGGAGTTGATGCTCACCGACGTGAAGCACCTGTTCTCGTGCAACCCGTTGTGGCCGGTTTACGAATCGCGCGAACCGCTTTCGCCCAGGCCAGCAGCAGCGATCGATTGGTTGCCGGGCAGCGAAGGAGTGCGTGAGATTGGCTACGCTGGCGACGGCTTTCACTACGACAACGAAGGTCCACGGCACGAAGCCTTGCTGCAGTCGCACGAGATCGCCTCGCGGCCAGTTACCAACGCCGAGTACCTGGAGTTCATCGACGCAGGTGGTTATCAGCGTCCTGAGCTTTGGCTGTCGCTTGGTTGGAGCGTGGTGCAAGCGGATCGCTGGAACGCTCCCTTGTACTGGCAGCAAGTCAACGGCGAATGGCATCAATTCACGCTCGCCGGGTTGGTGCCGGTAGATCGCAACGAACCGGTGTGCCACGTCAGCTACTTCGAAGCCGACGCCTACGCCCGCTGGGCTGGGTGCCGATTGCCGAGCGAAGCGGAGTGGGAGCGGATGACCATCGACCAGCAGGTGCCGATCACGGGCAACTTCGTAGAGAGTGGTCGCTACCACCCTGCCCCGGCTCCAAGCATAGGAGAAGGCTCCTTGCAGCAGGCTTACGGCGATGTGTGGGAATGGACCTCGAGCCCTTACACCCCGTATCCTGGCTACGCTCCGCCGCCCGGGGCGATTGGTGAGTATAATGGGAAGTTCATGTGCAACCAGTACGTGCTGCGAGGCGGCTCGTGCGCGACAAGCCAGTCGCACATCCGCCCCACTTATCGCAACTTTTTCCCGCCCGAAGCCCGCTGGCAATTCACCGGCATCCGGCTCGCACGATAG
- the egtD gene encoding L-histidine N(alpha)-methyltransferase produces MPPSTTTELPLAIEEFLEDVLEGLSGEQKTLPSKYFYDRRGSLLFDQICELPEYYPTRTEVAIMQQHGQQMADRIGERAIVVELGSGSSMKTGALLSRLPKPTCYVPVDISGEHLYEAAERIAEAHDDVQVVPVHADFTQEFALPDAEFEPARCVAYFPGSTIGNFRPAAAEELLSRLSNLVGPGGGLLIGFDLIKDRRTLEQAYDDQQQVTAKFNLNLLRRINEELDGDFDLRAFTHRAVFNEEHHRIEMHLVSQADQTVHLAGRSIAFRQGETVRTELSHKYSVESFSEMASRAGFAAPTVWTDPSRLFAVAYFPVEE; encoded by the coding sequence ATGCCCCCTTCTACCACTACCGAGCTGCCGCTAGCCATTGAAGAGTTTCTGGAGGACGTGCTCGAGGGTCTCTCCGGCGAGCAGAAGACCTTGCCGAGTAAGTACTTTTACGACCGCCGGGGAAGCTTACTGTTCGATCAGATTTGCGAGCTGCCGGAGTACTATCCCACCCGCACCGAAGTGGCCATCATGCAGCAGCATGGCCAGCAGATGGCTGACCGCATCGGCGAGCGGGCGATCGTTGTCGAACTCGGCAGCGGCAGCAGCATGAAGACCGGCGCGTTGCTCTCTCGCCTGCCGAAACCAACTTGCTACGTGCCGGTCGACATCTCCGGCGAGCATCTCTACGAAGCGGCCGAGCGCATCGCCGAAGCACACGACGACGTGCAGGTGGTACCGGTGCATGCCGACTTTACGCAGGAGTTCGCCCTGCCCGACGCCGAGTTCGAACCCGCCCGCTGCGTGGCGTACTTCCCCGGTTCGACGATCGGCAACTTCCGCCCTGCCGCGGCCGAAGAGCTGCTGTCGCGGTTGTCGAACCTCGTAGGCCCCGGCGGCGGGCTGCTCATTGGGTTCGATCTGATCAAGGATCGTCGCACTTTGGAGCAGGCGTACGACGACCAGCAGCAGGTCACTGCAAAGTTCAACCTGAATCTGCTCCGTCGGATTAACGAAGAGCTCGATGGCGATTTTGATCTCAGGGCGTTCACCCATCGCGCGGTCTTCAACGAAGAGCATCATCGCATCGAAATGCACCTGGTCAGCCAGGCCGACCAAACCGTGCACCTGGCGGGTCGGTCGATCGCGTTCCGCCAAGGCGAGACCGTGCGTACCGAGCTGTCGCACAAATACAGTGTCGAGTCGTTCAGCGAGATGGCAAGCCGCGCAGGTTTTGCGGCTCCCACGGTCTGGACCGATCCATCGCGGCTGTTCGCGGTGGCATATTTCCCCGTAGAGGAGTAG
- a CDS encoding helix-turn-helix domain-containing protein yields MCRLYEVFVANTKREMKRQGLNQERLGERMGRRQSDVSNLLNRRKDVRLSTVELFAEALDVPPSKLMRIDPKAGTSKSQ; encoded by the coding sequence ATGTGTCGGCTGTACGAAGTCTTCGTTGCGAATACCAAGCGTGAAATGAAGCGTCAGGGGCTCAATCAGGAGCGGCTTGGGGAGCGAATGGGCCGTAGGCAATCGGATGTCTCGAACCTTTTGAATCGTCGTAAGGATGTGCGTTTATCTACTGTCGAGCTGTTCGCGGAAGCGTTGGACGTTCCCCCTAGTAAGCTAATGCGTATTGATCCTAAAGCGGGAACGTCGAAATCGCAATAA
- a CDS encoding rolling circle replication-associated protein: MNEKPNGFHVIGCGCKSFFCPECCTGRGWALRHKLMAAVQRWQASRPIMVTCTVDPRNFDGPEQAFDYVREKGLISRMVRELRRLYGEEVGHYFAVLELHESGWPHWHVLIDADFIPHDSVERAWNAAGPAREGHRFRMGMVKITKPRGFVSKDHAANYSTKYLVKFPKGGYPDWVLKRQGIFKRYTASQGLFSDPELDALRDAAERAEFIRQEGYPPEWEMDEEPDEYEMYVAYEYPDGEAEAPARGPYERRAESIEGRVKLCGRKVTIIEYKTTIEVGGEVVVNKRWVASGNESLSALADLAGHEISSNRIILNWEQCEAIVHYLEGRGGQVSEWAPRKEAIPPPLDCQRALFDTGPMVLEGVGV; encoded by the coding sequence ATGAACGAAAAACCAAACGGATTCCATGTAATCGGCTGCGGGTGCAAGTCGTTCTTCTGCCCGGAGTGCTGTACCGGGCGGGGCTGGGCGTTGCGTCATAAGTTGATGGCGGCGGTTCAGCGGTGGCAGGCTTCTCGGCCTATTATGGTTACCTGTACGGTCGACCCTCGGAACTTCGACGGGCCTGAACAAGCATTTGATTACGTGCGGGAGAAGGGACTGATCTCTCGGATGGTGCGGGAGTTAAGGCGGCTTTACGGCGAGGAGGTGGGGCACTACTTCGCGGTACTTGAACTGCACGAATCGGGCTGGCCGCACTGGCACGTGCTTATCGATGCCGACTTCATTCCTCACGATTCGGTCGAGCGGGCTTGGAATGCGGCTGGGCCTGCTCGTGAGGGGCACCGGTTCAGAATGGGCATGGTGAAGATTACGAAGCCCCGCGGCTTCGTTTCGAAGGACCACGCTGCGAACTACTCGACCAAATACCTGGTTAAGTTCCCAAAGGGTGGTTATCCCGATTGGGTGCTGAAGCGTCAGGGGATTTTCAAGCGTTACACGGCGTCGCAAGGGCTGTTCTCAGACCCGGAGCTTGATGCCCTCCGCGATGCGGCCGAGCGTGCAGAGTTCATTCGACAGGAGGGCTACCCGCCGGAGTGGGAAATGGACGAGGAGCCCGACGAGTATGAAATGTACGTGGCGTACGAGTACCCGGACGGGGAAGCGGAAGCACCAGCACGCGGGCCTTACGAGCGTCGGGCAGAGTCGATCGAGGGTCGCGTGAAGCTTTGCGGCCGCAAGGTAACGATCATCGAATATAAAACGACGATCGAGGTCGGCGGCGAAGTCGTTGTGAATAAGCGGTGGGTTGCTTCGGGTAATGAGAGCCTTTCGGCTCTGGCCGACCTCGCGGGCCATGAGATTTCTAGCAATCGCATTATTCTAAATTGGGAGCAATGTGAAGCAATCGTGCATTACCTCGAAGGGCGGGGCGGGCAGGTCTCCGAGTGGGCACCACGTAAGGAAGCGATTCCACCTCCGCTGGATTGCCAGCGAGCCTTATTCGATACCGGGCCGATGGTCCTGGAAGGAGTAGGCGTATGA
- a CDS encoding zonular occludens toxin domain-containing protein codes for MFESSWTSFCVVFITGAPGAGKSYCCVYDLFQRLKEHEGPVVTNLPLKVEEFSGAVSKATGRELESVKDQLILIPQTVLANWKEGNSSPAELRESPWLVGLETVKGAVFILDECHLFYPASDPSRKTLWESWLGEVRHEEWAGVYFVSQDQSKVGPAIKIHSELRYELTKADKLRDPWFGIELGLWWEVIASFTGDYWLSVQVVQFRRQMGKMREDGVRLSRLMPFYFDLYESLSATGGGTSSKQAATMLLEHQKRPVFWFEERNGRKWMPTWLWFLRRTWVRVTSRLVLVAVVGWLCFGGGVAYLLDSWMDGSKSMMAANAEEQSVEKVIRLDGEKGTRSFSTVGKESKLSEASAVEFAELLKGLPEAERKTVLDQMSVLRDQVETERARIRAEREAEEEAREKRRRSIRVVAIDGKRVWLSDGSDIREGETIVGGEFDGAKIEKVDTWRRRVTFDDGVMLGMGAPSGLLDSAKPADGGSGSKPAGSSPAIGRTSVSGPLPASSGP; via the coding sequence ATGTTCGAAAGTTCCTGGACTAGTTTTTGTGTCGTCTTCATTACAGGTGCACCTGGGGCGGGGAAATCCTATTGCTGTGTCTATGATCTTTTTCAGCGTCTTAAAGAACACGAAGGGCCTGTTGTTACGAATTTACCGCTCAAGGTTGAGGAGTTCAGCGGAGCAGTCAGTAAAGCAACAGGCCGAGAACTGGAATCGGTTAAGGATCAACTCATTCTTATACCGCAAACGGTGCTTGCAAATTGGAAAGAGGGAAATTCGAGCCCGGCCGAGTTGAGGGAGTCGCCGTGGTTGGTGGGTTTGGAGACGGTTAAGGGTGCTGTCTTTATTCTCGATGAATGCCATTTGTTTTATCCGGCGTCTGATCCGTCGCGGAAAACGCTGTGGGAGTCGTGGTTAGGCGAAGTGCGGCATGAGGAATGGGCAGGTGTGTACTTTGTTAGTCAGGATCAAAGTAAGGTTGGTCCTGCAATCAAAATTCACTCGGAGCTTCGTTATGAGTTAACGAAAGCAGATAAGCTCCGGGACCCTTGGTTTGGTATCGAACTTGGTCTGTGGTGGGAGGTCATCGCGTCCTTTACTGGTGATTACTGGCTGAGTGTACAGGTTGTTCAGTTTCGTCGTCAGATGGGGAAAATGAGAGAGGACGGCGTAAGGTTATCGCGATTGATGCCGTTTTATTTCGATCTGTATGAGTCGTTGTCTGCGACGGGTGGAGGTACCTCGTCGAAGCAGGCGGCCACGATGTTACTTGAGCATCAAAAGCGGCCGGTGTTCTGGTTTGAGGAAAGGAACGGCCGCAAGTGGATGCCGACGTGGCTCTGGTTCTTGCGGCGTACGTGGGTTCGCGTTACGTCGCGGCTGGTGTTGGTGGCTGTTGTCGGGTGGTTGTGTTTTGGTGGGGGAGTAGCGTATTTGCTTGATAGCTGGATGGATGGCTCTAAGTCGATGATGGCAGCGAACGCCGAGGAACAATCCGTGGAAAAGGTTATTCGTTTGGATGGCGAGAAGGGCACCCGGTCTTTTTCAACGGTTGGGAAAGAGTCAAAGCTGTCAGAAGCCTCGGCGGTTGAGTTTGCAGAATTGCTCAAGGGATTACCGGAAGCGGAACGGAAAACGGTCCTCGACCAAATGAGTGTCCTCCGTGACCAGGTCGAAACCGAGAGGGCAAGGATTCGGGCGGAACGCGAAGCGGAAGAAGAAGCACGAGAAAAGAGGCGTCGCTCAATCCGAGTGGTAGCGATCGATGGGAAGCGGGTTTGGTTGTCCGATGGATCGGACATCCGGGAGGGGGAAACAATCGTAGGAGGCGAATTTGATGGGGCGAAAATCGAGAAAGTTGATACGTGGCGGCGTCGGGTTACGTTCGATGACGGCGTTATGCTTGGCATGGGTGCCCCTTCTGGGTTGCTCGACTCTGCTAAACCTGCCGACGGCGGGAGTGGTTCGAAGCCCGCGGGAAGTTCCCCTGCGATCGGTAGGACCTCAGTTTCGGGACCTCTACCAGCAAGCTCTGGCCCGTGA
- a CDS encoding Hsp33 family molecular chaperone HslO: MSRTDGVAFETYVYASPCRCEACGSWNQCARGCVVGREFLGHWSIASVIGEAEKLWLGGHTPLFLQQFYRGDGSAGVVVPTCGACGNVRGFASVGDVLEMLETDAGMIVPVPNGRGVLLNVHWDYDDDVAECFQELYDFLEVGGNDG, translated from the coding sequence ATGAGTCGTACCGATGGAGTAGCGTTCGAAACCTATGTGTACGCGAGTCCTTGTAGGTGTGAGGCTTGCGGTTCGTGGAATCAGTGTGCTAGGGGCTGTGTGGTTGGGCGTGAGTTCCTTGGGCACTGGAGCATTGCCAGCGTTATCGGGGAAGCGGAAAAGCTTTGGCTCGGGGGCCATACGCCGCTGTTCTTGCAGCAGTTCTACCGTGGCGATGGCTCTGCCGGTGTTGTCGTGCCTACGTGCGGTGCCTGTGGTAACGTCCGTGGTTTCGCGTCCGTCGGTGATGTACTCGAAATGCTCGAAACGGACGCGGGCATGATTGTTCCCGTGCCGAACGGCCGCGGCGTCTTGCTAAACGTCCATTGGGATTACGATGACGACGTGGCGGAGTGTTTCCAGGAGCTTTACGACTTCTTGGAAGTGGGGGGCAACGATGGCTAA